CACATGATCTGAAATTAACACAATAACTGAGTGCCGCTTCTAAAATTATGGTTTATTGGTATGGTTAATTGTTGTTtgtagttttatgtttttttgggggggttttttgtttgttttttgccgTTGTCTTACTTTGTGGCCACTGTAATGACCTTGTTTTATGGATTATTACATTGAAACTTTAAAATCAAGAGAAATCACTGAGAGCCGTTAAAGGTAGCACTGCCAGTGTGTAAATAGAATAGCAAAATGTCTCAATGAATCACCTGATACTAAACATTAAGAGCAACTGCATCCCAGACAGACATCCCAGTCGTGAGGTCAGCTGCAGGCTTCCCtcacagaaaacatacagtatcaCATACAGCTGTCATTACACTGAACTGTCTGATTTTAAGATATAATGGCTCAACACTTGATTACTGTAACCTTGCTGTTTTGCTGGAAAAATCCCAtgattctgtctttcttttcactctgttaAGTACTTTCCAATTCTTATTTTCCATCTCATCGTGCTCTCCTCCCAGGGGCTCTGCAGGCTCTGCGAAGAAAAAAGTGGTACGAAAAACATCTCAAGTACATTGACTGTGCTGTTAAGGCCATGAGATCTGCTCATGAACACACGTAAGACGAAAGATATCAGCAGCGAGGTCGTTTGAGTTAATGATGTGCATCAGAGTATAATGTATGTTCATATTATCTATTTACAAATGTTAGCACGAGCTTGGATTCATTTCACATCCACTGTTATGAACATCCTCATGTTGTATACCTACATACTAATAtagttttaaagaaaactttaaCTGGAACACAAACTTTGCGCTGGTTGTTTCAGAGATATTATCAACAAGGTGAATGACCTGATCAAAGACCTCACTGAGGAGAAGGATCCAACTCAAGACTTATCTGAAGCCCTCTACACATCTGTGGGATTCGGAGTGGAATTTGATGAGGTACAACgagattttatttcagttttcagacattttagaCATAGACTTTGGTTATTTGTATGCATTACATTGATATATAAAAACCAGCCAGCAGGATCATCAGAATGATACAGTTTTACAGCAAGAACTCACAGCAAGTTTTTGTGGTGATCttgataagattttttttttatgctgtgggtgtgtgtttacCTCAGAATGAGATGCTGGCAGAGCTGCAGAAGCTGGAAAAGAATCTAGACAAGAGTCTGTTTGAGAAGGACAGAATAGAGGAGAAAGTCTCTTGTCCCAGTGAGTCCCTGCCTGGTAAGGACCATGTGGTACAAAACACGCTCACTGGTTAGTGGGTAAAGCAGAGGATTATCAAACCTTAGATCCAACTGCAGCACGTGACAGGTAACCATTTGGTAGTATGACGCTGCAGTGGTCAACTTCACATTAGTGAAGTAACTGGAAAACTGATGACGACATCCTAGAATTACTATAATACAGCAGAAAGGGCAGTTGGCTGTTgtatcaatcaatcaatccaAATTACTCAcagttttttctctccttcaaaGCCAAGACAGAGGAAGACGAGGTTGAAGATGATTTAGAGTACCTGCGGCGCTGGGTGAACGAACCCTTGTAAACACACCTTCAGCCACAATGCGCTGACATTAAAAGGAAAAGGTGAATGTGCAGGCTGTAATAATAAATAGGAAGAAATAATATGTTATTGTTCATAAGTTTCATGTTTGTGCGCACATTGAACTCTGAAGTCTCAATGAAAACGAACATGTAATTAAATCTAATGTGAGGCAGACACTACTGTATACTGTAGTAAAGTATGAGCTCTATAATACATACATGTTAACATTACTACATGACTTTATGATGTGGTACACCAAGTCCCCTTTATGATGACGGCAGTTTGTACAGTTTGTATTATGCCTCAACCCTCTACAGTGAAGTCTCAATGAAAACGAACGTGTAATTAAATCTAATGTGAGGCAGACACTACTGTATTTATACTGTAGTAAAGTATGAGCTCTATAATACATACATGTTAACATTACTACATGACTTCATGATGTGATATGACCTTATCTGAACTTGGCAACATGCATTGTCCCTGTCCCCTCAACCTCTCGTTTCAGCTACGTGTGCCTAGTTGAACAGCCTCCTCACCAGTGGCTcttattgtttggtttgttaCTACAAATTGGTCTTTTTTTTATGCATGGGCTTTGCTGCAGCTGAGAAGCTTTGTTCTGGGTTTGTGAAACACAGTGTTGGTTTCATCCTGTTGGTTTTCCCTCCTATAAGAGTTTGTGTTTCAAGTTTCTGaatgttacaaaaataaacatttatacaCAAATGTAATAATGGCATCTAGCCGATGATTTGTGCACATGAGATTTGAATAATGGATTTTAAATGAGGACTTCAAGCACCATCTGCCGCTCCAGATAGTTCGAGGGGCTGTCATGGTTTTTAAAATGAGGTGTTATTGTTACACAAAGTGCTGTGCTTTTGAAACCACATCCttaaaatgtgtcattatgATGCTGATATGGTTTGATCATATTCAAATTtggcatgaaaacacaaaaaaattctgTGGGGACACATTTTTAGCTCTGATATTCCCTGTCCTCAAATGAGCTTTTCTGTGTAGTCCAtaggaaaaataaatttgactGTCAGTTTGACTCTTTGACTGTCAGTTTTTGCATGCAGCATCTGTGAATAACATAAAAAACGGTCTGCACACTGTAGCTCAAGAAAATGCACACGAGTAaactacagaaataaaaaatactctTAACTCTCTAACCTGAACATGCGCATATACtgcataataaaaacacaccagctcTTCCTATTTACCCTTTAAATCCAGCATTTCTTAATACTGCTGTGAGCAACTGTGCTGGATTAACGTGTGTCGCCAGACAGAGCGAGTGACGGAAACAGGGAGGGAGTGGCACACtcagggagaggagagcagcCTGAGACACAGCACGGGCTCTTAAATGCAACACTCCGATTGTGCTGGAGCATAGACTGATCAAAATGTGAGCATCATGCATGTACACGTGTGAGGACCGTACAGCAGCTGACTGGAGCCTAATGGGGTCTGGAGCGAGCCAGAGGGAAGAGTCAGGTAGGGATGAACAACGTGGGACTTCAAATAAACCTCAGTGGAAAACTCTGTGGATAAGACGGAGAATGAAACATACTGACAATATCAACTAATCAGTAAATCT
This is a stretch of genomic DNA from Scatophagus argus isolate fScaArg1 chromosome 7, fScaArg1.pri, whole genome shotgun sequence. It encodes these proteins:
- the LOC124062545 gene encoding charged multivesicular body protein 4c-like isoform X1: MNTVGRVRAWSSHQHSALCRDFTHVATQLLHAVMMFGGGEKVRKKPCQQEEIEKLPEREELLMRKKEILKKKIDQELLFAMKNSRKNRRGALQALRRKKWYEKHLKYIDCAVKAMRSAHEHTDIINKVNDLIKDLTEEKDPTQDLSEALYTSVGFGVEFDENEMLAELQKLEKNLDKSLFEKDRIEEKVSCPSESLPAKTEEDEVEDDLEYLRRWVNEPL
- the LOC124062545 gene encoding charged multivesicular body protein 4c-like isoform X2; the protein is MNTVGRVRAWSSHQHSALCRDFTHVATQLLHAVMMFGGGEKVRKKPCQQEEIEKLPEREELLMRKKEILKKKIDQELLFAMKNSRKNRRGALQALRRKKWYEKHLKYIDCAVKAMRSAHEHTDIINKVNDLIKDLTEEKDPTQDLSEALYTSVGFGVEFDENEMLAELQKLEKNLDKSLFEKDRIEEKVSCPTKTEEDEVEDDLEYLRRWVNEPL
- the LOC124062545 gene encoding charged multivesicular body protein 4c-like isoform X4; amino-acid sequence: MRDNMFGGGEKVRKKPCQQEEIEKLPEREELLMRKKEILKKKIDQELLFAMKNSRKNRRGALQALRRKKWYEKHLKYIDCAVKAMRSAHEHTDIINKVNDLIKDLTEEKDPTQDLSEALYTSVGFGVEFDENEMLAELQKLEKNLDKSLFEKDRIEEKVSCPSESLPAKTEEDEVEDDLEYLRRWVNEPL
- the LOC124062545 gene encoding charged multivesicular body protein 4c-like isoform X3, whose translation is MSLFVKMFGGGEKVRKKPCQQEEIEKLPEREELLMRKKEILKKKIDQELLFAMKNSRKNRRGALQALRRKKWYEKHLKYIDCAVKAMRSAHEHTDIINKVNDLIKDLTEEKDPTQDLSEALYTSVGFGVEFDENEMLAELQKLEKNLDKSLFEKDRIEEKVSCPSESLPAKTEEDEVEDDLEYLRRWVNEPL